The stretch of DNA GCCGCGGCATCGATGGTGACGTTGGGACGCGATTCGTAGATGATGCCGATGACGCCCAGCGGTACGCGCATCTGCGCCACGCGCATCCCGTTGGGACGCAGCGTCGAGGCCGTGATGCTGCCTACGGGGTCGGGCAGCGCAGCAATCTGGCGCAGGCCTTCCTGCATCTGACCGATGTGGCGATCGGACAGCGCTAGGCGGTCGAGCAGGGCGGCATCGAGGCCGTCGCGCTTGGCGTCGGCCACGTCTTCGGCGTTAGCTGCGTACAAGGCGTCGCGGTGCTCGGCAATGGCGTCGGCCATGGCCAGCAAGGCGCTGTTCTTCTGGTCGGTGCGGGCGAGCATGGTGCGGCGCGACGCGGTTCGCGCCCGCTGGCCCATGGCTAGCATGGATTGTTCGATGGTACTCATGGGCGTGAGTTTAGCTGGTGTTACGGCGTCGAGTTTCCGAGCCGCCGAGGCCTTGAGAACCGAAACACAAGCAGATGCGAATCAGCCGCGGTTGCCTGCCGCGGCGACGCGCAAGGCCAGGCGGGCCATTTCTTCCCACGCGTTCGACAGCCTGCCTGCGGTGGGCAGACCCTTGATGAGGCGGTCCACGTCGTGGGCATGCTGGACGGCTGCAGGCCAGGACTTTGGCGGCACGCGCGCAAGCGCCTGCATCGCCAGGCGCTCGTGATTGCCGAAGATGCGCAGGCGGCGCATGAGTCCGCCCAGGTCCTGCCCCTGCTGGCGGGCATCGGCCAGGCGCGACAGCAGGCGGATTTCCTCGCCGACGGCCCACAGCACCAGCGGTTCGGCCTCGCCCTCGGCGCGCAGACCTTCGATCATGCGCAGGGTGCGCACGCTGTCACCGGCCAGCATGGCGTCGCGCAGACCGAAGACATCGTAGCGAGCCACGTTGAGCACGGCGCGTTCCACGTCTTCGGACGAAAGTTCGCCCTCCGGATAGAGCAGGCCGAGCTTCTGGATTTCCTGGTGCGCGGCCAGAAGATTGCCTTCGACCTTGTCGGCCATCCATTCCAGCACGGCCTTGTCGGCGCGCTGGTTCTGGCGCGCCAGGCGAGCGCCTATCCACGCAGGCAACCGCGGGCGGTCTATGGTGGCGACGTCGACCATGACGCTGCTTGCGGTCAGGGCCAGGGCCCATTTACTGTTGCGGGTTTCCTTGTCCAGCCGGGGCAGTGCGATGATGACCAGGACGTCGGGGTTGGGTTGGGCGCGGGCTTGCTCGGCCAGGCGCATCAGGGTTTCGGCGCCGGTTCTGCCCGGCTTGCCGCTATCGAGCTTGATCTCCAGCAGGCTGCGATCGCCGAACAGCGAGATGGTCTGCGTCGCGGCCAGCGCCGCGCTCCAGTCGCTGCGCGCGTCCATGACCAGCGAGGTGCGTTCCGAATAGCCGGCCTGGCGGGCGGCGGCGCGTAAGGCGTCGATGGCTTCGATGACTAGGAGCGGCTCGTCTCCCGATACCATATACAGCGGCGCCAGAGTCTGACCGGCGCGTGTCAGATGACCGGCCAGACTGTTGGCGTCCAGGGCTGTCGCCATGTCAGCGGGGCGCGCCGTCCAGCAGGGTGGGGGGATTGGCCCAACCGGGAGGCATGCTTTGGACAGGCGGAACTTTGTTCACGTCGTACACGGGATGATTGGGGTTGATCTCGCCACGCTCCAGACGCGCATAGCTTTCGCGTACATCCGGGGCAGCAAGACGGCGCAGGATGCGGTTGATAAGCGATTGCTCCATTGAGTCGTAAAGCGAGTTGATCAGGCTGTTCAAGGCCTGGGAGGCGCTGGTGTTGTAGGGCAGCTCGCGATAGGTGGTGAACGTGGTGTCGGGCAGGATGGTATTGCCCTTGGAATCGATCACGCGGAAGGTAAAGCGTATGCCCAGTTCGTATTCCTCGACCTGCCCTTGGGCATTGAGAGTCGTATCGTTGATCAGGCGCTGGTTGGCGACCTGCTGCATCAGGACCTGGGCTTGCTTGGGTGTCTCGACCAGTTGCGTATTGGGCGATGCGGCCCGCAGGGCGCGCCGTAGATTGGCGCCGAAGTGGGTGTTGTGGGGCACCCCGACATACAGCGTGTTGAACGGCAGGGGGGTTTCGCCGCGCAGGTGAAAGCCACAGCCGCCCAGCAGGGCGAGTAGCGCCAGGCCCGCGGCGGATAGAAACCAGCAGGAGCGCGTGCGCAAGCTCAGCCAGACATGATTCATTGCGTGATCCTCAAGCGACGACGTTGACCAGTTTGCCCGGCACCACGATGACCCGTTTGGCCGGACGGCCATCGAGGAAGCGGGCTGCGTCGGGATGGGCTGCCGCCTGCTGCTCGATGTCTTCTTTGGATGCCTTGGCCGACACGCGCAGCGAACCGCGCAGTTTGCCGTTGACCTGCAGCATGAGCTCGATCTCGTCGGACACTAGCGCGGCTTCGTCGACATGCGGCCAGGGGGCATCGAGCAGATCGCCCAGTTCGTGGGCATAGCCCAGGTCGCGCCAGAGTTGCCAAGTGATGTGCGGTACCACCGGATAGAGCACACGCAGCAGGATGCCGAGGGTTTCGGCCAGGGCTGCGTCCGCCGCCGTACCTTCGGGCAGCTTGGCCGACTCGATGGCGTTGAGCATTTTCATGCAGGCCGACACCACGGTGTTGTACTGGATGCGTTGGTAGTCGTAGTCGGCTTGCTTGAGCAGGCCGTAAATCTCGCGCCGCAGATTCTTGACCGAGGCGTGGGCCTGGGGCCAGTCGTAGCCGACGGCCATGCCGCGGGCCACGGCTTCGCGCTGGGCGTGGGCCAGCGACCACAGGCGGCGCAGGAAGCGGTGAGCGCCTTCCACACCAGAGTCGGACCATTCCAGGGTCTGCTCAGGGGGGCTGGCGAACATGACGAACAGACGGGCCGTGTCCGCGCCCTGGGTGTCGATCAAGGATTGCGGATCGACGCCGTTGTTCTTGGACTTGGACATCGTGCCCACGCCGCCATAGTCCACCGTCGAGCCGTCGGCCTTGAGCTTGGCGCCCAGGATGACGCCCTTGGCGTCGTAGACGTTCTCGACCTCCTCGGGCCAGAAATACTCGATGCCGCCCTTGGCATTGCGGCGCGAATAAATATGGTTGAGCACCATGCCCTGACACAGCAGCTTGGTGAAGGGTTCGTCGAACTTGATCATGCCCATGTCGCGCATGACCTTGGTCCAGAAGCGCGCGTATAGCAGATGCAGCACTGCGTGCTCGATGCCGCCGATGTACTGGTCCATGGGCATCCAGTAGTCGTTGCGGGCATCGACCATGGCGCCGTCGTTGGTGGGCGAGGTATAGCGCATGAAGTACCAAGACGAATCCACGAAGGTGTCCATGGTGTCGGTTTCACGGCGCGAAGGCTTGCCGCACTTGGGGCAGGCGCACGACAGGAAGGCTTCGTTCTTGGCAAGCGGGTTGCCGCTGCCGTCGGGGATGAGGTCTTCGGGCAGGACCACAGGAAGGTCTTTTTCGGGTACCGGCACAGGGCCGCAGTCGGCGCAGTGGATGATGGGAATGGGCGTGCCCCAATAGCGCTGGCGCGAGATGCCCCAGTCTCGCAGGCGCCAGGTGGTCTGCTTTTCGCCCAGGCCCATGGCCGACAAATCGGCCGCCACGGAATCGACCGCCAGCTTGTGCGTGAGGCCGTCGTACTTGCCGGAGTGGATGGTCGTGCAGACCTGTTTGTCGCCGTACCATTCCTGCCAGGCATCATCGGAATAGGTCTTGCCTTCGACGGCCACGACCTGCTTGATGGGCAGCGCATATTTGCGGGCGAAGGCGAAGTCGCGCTCGTCGTGCGCCGGCACGCCCATCACCGCACCGTCGCCGTAGCTGATGAGCACGTAGTTGCCTACCCACACCGGGATCTGTTCGCCGGTGATGGGATGGGTGACCGACAGCCCGATGGGCAGGCCGGTTTTCTCGCGGGTGGCCAACTCGGCTTCGGTGGTGCCGCCTTGCTTGCATTCCTCGATGAAGTTGGCAATCTTGGCGTCGGACTGCGCGGCATGCGTGGCCAGTGGATGTTCCGGCGCCACGGCGCAGAAGGTAACACCCATGATGGTGTCGGCGCGAGTGGTGAAGACGTAAAGCCTGCCGTCCTGGATGAGATTGCCGTGCGCATCCTTGATCTGATGGGGAAAAGCGAAGCGCAGTCCTTCGGACTTGCCGATCCAGTTTTCCTGCATGATGCGCACGCGCTCGGGCCATCCGGTCAGGCCCGTCCGTACCTCGCGTAGCAGTTCTTCGGCATAGTCGGTGATGCGCAGGTAATAGCCCGGGATTTCGCGCTTTTCGACCAGAGCGCCGGAGCGCCAGCCGCGGCCGTCGATGACCTGTTCGTTGGCGAGCACGGTCTGGTCGACTGGATCCCAGTTGACGGTCTGGGTCTTGCGGTAGGCGATGCCCTTTTCGAGCATTTTGAGAAACAACCACTGGTTCCACTTGTAGTACTTGGGATCGCATGCGCACATCTCGCGCGACCAATCGATCGCCAGGCCCATCGCCAGCATCTGCTTTTTCATGTAGGCGATGTTGTCGTAGGTCCACTGGGCGGGCGGCACCTTGGACTTGATGGCGGCGTTCTCGGCGGGCATGCCGAAGGCGTCCCAGCCCATGGGCATGAGCACGTTGTAGCCACGCATGCGCAACTGGCGCGTCATCATGTCGTTGATGGTGTAGTTGCGTACATGGCCCATGTGCAGCTTGCCGCTGGGGTAGGGCAGCATCGAGCACGCGTAGAACTTGGGCTTCTCGGAGCCGTCGGGGTTCTTGGCGTGTTCGGTGACGAGGTAGGCATTGCGGGCCTGCCAGTCTTGCTGGGCGACGGCTTCGACGGTGGTGGGCTGGTAGCGATCCTGCATGGAATCTGTATCGTGTTTGATTCGGTAAACCTTAGATTATAGAGGGGTTGCCCGCATGGTCAGTCCGTATCCTCTAAACAAAAAAACCCGCCACGAGGGCGGGTTTCGACTGGGCGGGAACGCTGCGCGGTTTACTGCGCGGCGTCTTTCATTTTCTTGAGCGGGCGGATTTTGACCTTGACCGAAGCGGGCTTGGCCGGGAACCAGCGCTCCTGTCCGGTGAAGGGGTCCTTGCCAAAGCGCTTGGGCTTGGCGGGGACCTTCTGCACGACGGCCTTGAACAGGCCGGGCAGCGTGAAGGAGCCAGCGCCCTTCTTGTCGACCGAACCCAGCACGGCAGTTTCGAGACCAGCCAGCACGGCCTTGACCGCCTTGGCTTCAAC from Bordetella sp. FB-8 encodes:
- the holA gene encoding DNA polymerase III subunit delta, with the protein product MATALDANSLAGHLTRAGQTLAPLYMVSGDEPLLVIEAIDALRAAARQAGYSERTSLVMDARSDWSAALAATQTISLFGDRSLLEIKLDSGKPGRTGAETLMRLAEQARAQPNPDVLVIIALPRLDKETRNSKWALALTASSVMVDVATIDRPRLPAWIGARLARQNQRADKAVLEWMADKVEGNLLAAHQEIQKLGLLYPEGELSSEDVERAVLNVARYDVFGLRDAMLAGDSVRTLRMIEGLRAEGEAEPLVLWAVGEEIRLLSRLADARQQGQDLGGLMRRLRIFGNHERLAMQALARVPPKSWPAAVQHAHDVDRLIKGLPTAGRLSNAWEEMARLALRVAAAGNRG
- the lptE gene encoding LPS assembly lipoprotein LptE, yielding MNHVWLSLRTRSCWFLSAAGLALLALLGGCGFHLRGETPLPFNTLYVGVPHNTHFGANLRRALRAASPNTQLVETPKQAQVLMQQVANQRLINDTTLNAQGQVEEYELGIRFTFRVIDSKGNTILPDTTFTTYRELPYNTSASQALNSLINSLYDSMEQSLINRILRRLAAPDVRESYARLERGEINPNHPVYDVNKVPPVQSMPPGWANPPTLLDGAPR
- the leuS gene encoding leucine--tRNA ligase; this encodes MQDRYQPTTVEAVAQQDWQARNAYLVTEHAKNPDGSEKPKFYACSMLPYPSGKLHMGHVRNYTINDMMTRQLRMRGYNVLMPMGWDAFGMPAENAAIKSKVPPAQWTYDNIAYMKKQMLAMGLAIDWSREMCACDPKYYKWNQWLFLKMLEKGIAYRKTQTVNWDPVDQTVLANEQVIDGRGWRSGALVEKREIPGYYLRITDYAEELLREVRTGLTGWPERVRIMQENWIGKSEGLRFAFPHQIKDAHGNLIQDGRLYVFTTRADTIMGVTFCAVAPEHPLATHAAQSDAKIANFIEECKQGGTTEAELATREKTGLPIGLSVTHPITGEQIPVWVGNYVLISYGDGAVMGVPAHDERDFAFARKYALPIKQVVAVEGKTYSDDAWQEWYGDKQVCTTIHSGKYDGLTHKLAVDSVAADLSAMGLGEKQTTWRLRDWGISRQRYWGTPIPIIHCADCGPVPVPEKDLPVVLPEDLIPDGSGNPLAKNEAFLSCACPKCGKPSRRETDTMDTFVDSSWYFMRYTSPTNDGAMVDARNDYWMPMDQYIGGIEHAVLHLLYARFWTKVMRDMGMIKFDEPFTKLLCQGMVLNHIYSRRNAKGGIEYFWPEEVENVYDAKGVILGAKLKADGSTVDYGGVGTMSKSKNNGVDPQSLIDTQGADTARLFVMFASPPEQTLEWSDSGVEGAHRFLRRLWSLAHAQREAVARGMAVGYDWPQAHASVKNLRREIYGLLKQADYDYQRIQYNTVVSACMKMLNAIESAKLPEGTAADAALAETLGILLRVLYPVVPHITWQLWRDLGYAHELGDLLDAPWPHVDEAALVSDEIELMLQVNGKLRGSLRVSAKASKEDIEQQAAAHPDAARFLDGRPAKRVIVVPGKLVNVVA
- a CDS encoding HU family DNA-binding protein, giving the protein MATKKAPAKKVSKTVKKAAKPVAKKAAPAAKKAAGPIKTALNKSQLVAHLVENTGVEAKAVKAVLAGLETAVLGSVDKKGAGSFTLPGLFKAVVQKVPAKPKRFGKDPFTGQERWFPAKPASVKVKIRPLKKMKDAAQ